The segment GCCTTGAAAATTGCCGAAGTGCCGATATCGCGCTTCATGCTGGCGCAGACGAGCAAGGCCGCGCTGGCGCAGATCGCCCACCTGGCCGGCGAGCCGTCGACGATGCGCCCGCAAGACCACAGTTTCACGGTCAAGCTGGCCGCGTTCGTGCTGTCCGAACTGAAGACGGCGTTCCAGATCGGCTGCATGCTGTTCATCCCCTTCCTCATCATCGACCTGGTGGTGGCGTCCGTGCTGATGGCCATGGGCATGATGATGCTGTCGCCGCTCGTGATTTCCTTGCCGTTCAAGCTGCTGCTGTTCGTGCTCGTCGACGGCTGGACCCTGACCGTCAACACCCTAGTTACCAGCATACAGGGCTATTAATTCATGTTTACCCCTGAAGTCGCCGTCGACCTGATCATCGAAGCACTGCATGTCGTCATGCTGCTGGTGGTGATCCTGGTCGTCCCGGGTTTGCTCATGGGCTTGCTGGTCGCGCTGGTGCAGGCGGCCACCTCGATCAATGAGCAGACCATGAGTTTCCTGCCGCGCCTGCTGGTCACCCTGCT is part of the Janthinobacterium sp. 67 genome and harbors:
- a CDS encoding flagellar biosynthetic protein FliQ, which translates into the protein MFTPEVAVDLIIEALHVVMLLVVILVVPGLLMGLLVALVQAATSINEQTMSFLPRLLVTLLALILAGRWMAGYLMDYCVSIFQRAATLVG